In the Babylonia areolata isolate BAREFJ2019XMU chromosome 34, ASM4173473v1, whole genome shotgun sequence genome, one interval contains:
- the LOC143277467 gene encoding uncharacterized protein LOC143277467, with protein MCDLGSTKFALRQECSQLHGCTFTVTVASHNRSDVCRPDDVMITTAVKQLVTSTDCPKGCPSGQALYTADESACVLVQGLCHPTVSANDVQLLYDVCLTPVMDRQLCRSGQLSGGSVIALFECLKGEVQDPCDVIDTNNVTTLTLRHLWTSPQPSSNVTQQEQEQQQQQQQCMCEVTSQVVPQTFRFRGVSVSGGRAAVVDITDPANRVMVTVDQPLPRPQGDYVIPNSRSFSVKFLSHRHNRHHHRHHRLVGKALQMLIIKASKHPMRVTCPGYGMSTSVSAASATYADKMTTNQTTNTKTTTRRRRMTTTTTKSTFTLIDTTSGPVSSTADVSSDVTADDLTFPFSAFLLSTLSVTLSLAILVIICVVVCNHRRGRRRRRRGGRTYNIPPQRFSVIRGTDPHRHSADLVGLEPVAAPSPTSPDAAHRYTNLPWQNYTRSTSLEGPSHSPTSTSASAFAATSRSPQQTHHYINLPRRPNYKRSASLEHRSSVSPRAWPVPGFSRSHSFSDRPRFTTTTTTTIPTLSSRSPPPPYSPPPPPVCTSLTAVMRCVVQTDSREQQEPITPHTASGRGHMTDHMTGELQQRPLVFPRERNPSFISCSSDDETEVWE; from the exons ATGTGCGATCttggcagcactaagtttgctctTCGTCAGGAGTGTTctcaactccacg GGTGCACCTTCACCGTGACAGTGGCCAGCCACAACAGGAGTGACGTTTGCAGGCCGGATGACGTCATGATCACGACAGCAGTCAAACAGCTGGTGACGTCAACGGACTGCCCTAAGGGGTGTCCTTCGGGTCAGGCTCTGTACACAGCCGACGAGAGCGCGTGCGTGCTCGTGCAGGGGCTGTGCCATCCGACTGTTTCAGCCAATGACGTGCAGCTTTTGTATGACGTTTGTCTGACGCCAGTCATGGACCGACAACTCTGCCGCTCGGGTCAACTCTCAGGCGGGAGCGTTATCGCCCTTTTTGAGTGTTTGAAAG GAGAAGTTCAAGACCCTTGTGACGTCATCGACACCAACAACGTCACAACACTGACGCTACGTCACCTCTGGACTTCCCCCCAGCCATCATCAAACGTCAcacagcaggagcaggagcagcagcagcaacagcagcagtgcaTGTGTGAGGTCACATCCCAAGTTGTTCCACAAACGTTCAGGTTTCGTGGTGTCAGCGTGTCTGGAGGAAGGGCGGCGGTGGTGGACATCACGGACCCTGCTAACAGGGTCATGGTGACCGTGGACCAGCCATTGCCCCGTCCCCAGGGCGACTACGTCATCCCCAACTCGCGGAGTTTCTCGGTGAAGTTTCTGAGTCAtcgtcataatcgtcatcatcatcgtcatcatcgtctcgTCGGCAAGGCTCTTCAGATGCTGATCATCAAAg CCTCTAAACATCCGATGCGTGTGACTTGCCCTGGGTACGGAATGTCCACTTCTGTTTCCGCTGCGTCAGCAACGTACGCTG ACAAGatgacaaccaaccaaacaaccaatacaaaaacgacgacgaggaggagaaggatgacgacgacgacaacaaagtcAACCTTTACTCTGATTGACACCACATCAGGACCTGTCAGCAGTACAGCTGACGTCAGCAGTGACGTCACGGCTGATGACCTCACGTTCCCTTTCTCAG CGTTCCTGCTAAGCACACTGAGCGTGACGCTATCTCTAGCGATTCTGGTCATCATTTGTGTCGTGGTTTGTAACCATCGGCGTGGACGTCGACGGCGGCGTCG TGGAGGACGAACGTACAATATACCGCCTCAGCGATTTTCGGTGATCCGTGGCACAGATCCTCACCGCCATTCTGCTGACCTTGTGGGATTGGAACCAG TTGCagctccttcccccacctcccccgatgCAGCACACCGATACACCAATCTCCCGTGGCAAAACTACACGCGATCAACATCACTGGAAGGgccttcccactcccccacctccacctccgcctCCGCCTTCGCGGCGACCAGTAGATCCCCCCAACAAACCCACCACTACATCAACCTCCCGCGACGGCCGAACTACAAGCGCTCAGCTTCACTGGAACACCGCTCTTCTGTCTCACCGCGTGCCTGGCCTGTCCCGGGCTTTTCAAGGTCACACAGCTTTTCCGACCGACCtcgattcaccaccaccaccaccaccacgattccGACTTTGTCGTCacgctccccacctccaccctactCTCCCCCGCCACCGCCCGTGTGCACGTCACTGACTGCTGTTATGAGGTGCGTCGTCCAAACGGACAGCAGAGAACAGCAAGAGCCCATAACTCCCCATACAGCCTCAGGGCGCGGTCACATGACAGATCACATGACCGGCGAGCTGCAGCAGCGTCCCCTCGTGTTTCCAAGAGAACGTAACCCTTCGTTTATTTCTTGCAGCAGCGATGATGAGACGGAGGTTTGGGAATAG